The Solibacillus sp. FSL W7-1436 genome window below encodes:
- a CDS encoding NAD(P)/FAD-dependent oxidoreductase yields MNEDSKVYDVTIIGGGPAGMFTAFYGGMRQLEVKLIESLPQLGGQLAALYPEKYIYDIAGFPKIRAQELVNNLKEQMSAFEQSIVTGQSVEAIEKLEDGTFKLTTDKEIHYTKTIIITAGLGAFQPRQLEVEGADYYEGKNLHYFIHNISEFKGKNVVIFGGGDSAIDWSLMLEPIAKKVTLVHRRDQFRAHEHSVENLFNSGVEIKTPYMPDELVGDENGIRQIIIRNAEGEKETLEVDDIIVNYGFKSSLGPIKEWGLEIERNSIIVNPKMETNIEGIYAVGDVTTYDGKVKLIATGFGEAPVAISAARLYIDPTAKKHVPHSTDLFKGN; encoded by the coding sequence ATGAATGAAGATTCAAAGGTATATGATGTCACGATTATCGGTGGAGGTCCTGCAGGGATGTTTACGGCATTCTATGGAGGCATGCGCCAGCTTGAAGTGAAATTGATTGAAAGTCTGCCGCAATTAGGCGGGCAGCTTGCAGCACTTTATCCGGAAAAATATATTTATGATATCGCAGGATTTCCAAAAATCCGTGCACAGGAACTTGTCAATAATCTGAAAGAACAAATGTCAGCCTTTGAGCAGTCGATCGTAACTGGTCAAAGTGTTGAAGCCATTGAAAAGTTGGAGGACGGAACATTTAAGCTGACAACCGATAAAGAAATACATTATACAAAAACCATCATCATTACAGCAGGTCTTGGTGCATTCCAGCCAAGACAGCTGGAAGTTGAAGGAGCCGATTATTACGAAGGCAAAAACCTTCATTACTTCATCCACAATATAAGTGAATTCAAAGGGAAAAATGTTGTCATTTTCGGTGGCGGGGATTCTGCTATTGACTGGTCGCTTATGCTTGAACCGATTGCTAAGAAAGTTACACTTGTGCATAGACGAGATCAGTTCCGGGCGCATGAACACAGCGTTGAAAATCTGTTCAATTCCGGTGTTGAAATAAAAACGCCTTATATGCCTGATGAATTGGTTGGCGATGAAAATGGTATTAGACAGATTATCATCCGAAATGCAGAAGGCGAAAAGGAAACACTTGAAGTCGACGATATCATCGTAAATTATGGATTTAAATCCTCTTTAGGACCGATTAAAGAGTGGGGTTTGGAAATCGAGAGAAATTCCATTATCGTCAACCCAAAAATGGAAACCAATATCGAAGGAATCTATGCGGTTGGGGACGTCACAACATACGATGGAAAAGTGAAGTTGATTGCAACGGGATTCGGTGAAGCGCCGGTTGCCATCAGTGCAGCGCGGCTGTATATTGATCCGACAGCAAAAAAACATGTACCGCACAGTACGGATCTTTTTAAAGGGAATTAG
- a CDS encoding aldo/keto reductase, with protein sequence MEYITLNNEVKMPIVGTGTNTYGKVNKDYNGELKNEIPELESALELGYRSIDAAISYRNEALVGGILAESSVPREELFITTKVPAREEYVSSKESTRAAIDNSLKNFKTDYLDLLLIHAPIEDKEQLKNTWEVFEEYYEAGKLKAIGVSNFKKNHLDELNEFAKVKPAVNQIQINLTEKNKELLDVLKEEGITPVAWGPMKTEEHQDKVLDEIGKAYGKSGAQVLLKYQIGRGVVVIPKSHNRENQAANLDLFDFELTAADVEKIDNL encoded by the coding sequence ATGGAATATATTACACTTAATAATGAAGTAAAAATGCCGATTGTTGGTACCGGTACTAATACGTACGGTAAAGTAAATAAAGACTATAATGGTGAATTAAAAAATGAAATTCCTGAACTTGAATCAGCACTTGAACTGGGATACCGTTCAATAGATGCAGCGATCAGTTATCGAAACGAAGCGCTTGTCGGGGGGATTTTAGCAGAAAGCTCAGTGCCTCGGGAAGAGCTGTTCATTACGACAAAAGTTCCTGCGAGGGAAGAATATGTTTCCTCAAAGGAATCGACGCGTGCAGCCATTGATAATAGTCTAAAAAACTTCAAAACAGACTATCTGGACCTGCTTCTGATTCATGCTCCGATCGAAGACAAAGAGCAGCTTAAAAACACTTGGGAAGTTTTTGAAGAATATTATGAGGCGGGCAAACTGAAAGCAATCGGCGTTTCAAACTTCAAGAAAAATCATTTGGATGAATTGAATGAATTCGCGAAAGTGAAGCCAGCCGTTAATCAAATACAAATTAATTTAACAGAAAAAAATAAAGAACTCCTGGATGTTTTGAAGGAAGAGGGCATTACACCCGTAGCGTGGGGACCGATGAAAACGGAAGAACATCAAGATAAAGTACTGGATGAAATCGGTAAGGCATATGGGAAATCCGGTGCTCAAGTGTTATTGAAATACCAAATAGGGCGCGGCGTGGTCGTTATTCCGAAATCACACAACCGTGAAAATCAGGCAGCGAATCTGGACCTTTTCGATTTCGAACTGACTGCAGCGGATGTAGAAAAAATTGATAACCTTTAA